The genomic segment GTATCTGTTTGTGTTTCGGGTTGATCGGGTTCAATATCAGCAGATGCAATCTCTTCAGAATCGTCAGGCGTGACTTCCTCATCAGGTTGCGGCTGTTCTTGATCCGGATCCGGCTGTACAGGATCTTTCTCTTCAGGTTTTGGAACTTCAAGGTCTGCTGTATCAGGACGGGTTACATCATCCCGAACATGAGCCATGCCCTGGCTTGTGCTGTCCAGTTCTTCGATTGAATCAACAACTCTTAGTGAATCGGCTCTTTCAAAAACATCTTCCTGTTTCTCTTCAACTCCCGGTTCTTCCACTTCTGCATCAGCAAGCATCTCATCAGCCGGTTCGGCTTCAGGAGTGGCCTCAAAAATAGTATCGGTTAACGGTTCAGGTTCTATAGTTTCATCTTCGAAAGAGACATCTTTTTCACTTTGAACTCTTTTTGTAATCTCTTCAAACTCTTCTGATTCAGGTTCTGCAATATCAAGTTGTTCCGGGTTTACCTGGGATTCTTCTACAATCTGTGTTAAAGCATCGGCCTCTTCAATTTCCTCGGGTGCATCCGGTACAAGAACAATTTCCACCGGCAAGGGTTGGGGTAACTGCCTGACGCCAAGCATTTCACCCTGTACCCGGACTCTTTGAATCGCTTTTGTTCGGGGTCGTTCATCTCTTTTAGCTGCGTCAGCCGGCTGTCTTGTTTCTTCGGCGATAGTGGGTTGTTGTTCTTCCGTTTGTTCTGCAGCAAGCGCACTTTCAAGTTCGGCTACCTGTTGTTGCAGTTCACGAATTTGTTCAGCCATCTCCTCATTTTGAGGTGCTTCTTCGTCCTGCTGTTCTTCTAACTGCTCCGCCAACTGTTCGTTCCGCTGTTTCTCTTCAAGTAAAGCCAGTTCAAGCGAATCAATTCGTCCGCTTAGTTCGTCGATCTCTTCCTGAAACATTTCTGACTGACGAGCCAGGAGCTCTTCGAGGCGTTCGAACATATCACGTTCAGGTGGCGGCTCGGGAGCAATCACACGAGATACGGTTGGCCAATCGGCATCCACGCTACTTGAGCCAAACTTAAACTGTATGCCAAAAGTAACGGCACTCCATGAATTGGAAATTTCAGATGACCCGCCAAGATTCAGCAGTTCGCCAATGAAGTTACCATCGATAATATCTCTGCTGGCTGAGGAGTATTCATATTGAGCATATGAATCGATTCGATTTCCGAGGTTGAAGCGAATTCCACCGCCGAATGTTGTAAAAAAGTTTGAGAAAGGATGGTCGGCGGGAGTTACATCCGAATTCATAATTTCCGGAGCTTCTGAATCAATGGATACATCGTTAAACATCAACCCGGTACCAAAACTACCAAATAGATTAAAATTTTTAGCCGAAGCTCCAAAGATACGAACAAGGCTGAGTTGAGTTGTCAGAGAAGTGGTAACATAGTTGTTATTGAATGTAAGAGCATCGTCTGGAAAAATGTCACTAAGGAAAGAAAATTTTCCAAAGACTACATTTGTTTGAAGAGCAATTTCGGGAGTGGCAACATACCGAATATTGAATCCAAGAGTATTATTAAGCCGTTCCTGGAATTCAAAATTCGCATCCACCGAGGATTGAAAAGCAGAACCGAGATCTAAATGACCGGTTGTAACGGCCCCCATTATTCCGATACTCAGACGATTGGGTTCCTCCTGGCTTGATTGAGCCGATATCTGTCCAATAGCTCCAAAAGCCAAAAGAAAAGCGCTAAACGCTAATTTAACCCATTGACCCATTTCGTTATTCCCTGTTGTGACCTGTGATGGTTAATTAGAAATCAATAACATTATGGGAAACAATACGCTATTGTGCAAGAAATATCAATAGAAATTATGTTTTTTTGGGTTGTTAAAGGATAAAAAAGTTCAGCTTAAGATCCGTCAAGCAAATTTCTTAATACATTAGAGGCACCATCTCTGATATAATCCCTGACGATTTGATCAACTTTGGAAGTATCAGGACCAACCTTCGGTGAAGCTGTTGTACCTGTTATCTGTATCGGGACTGCCATTCTGCCATCTTCAAGTTGAAGTGCATCTGCCGCTCTTCCGGATATAACTGTTGCAATCCCTTTTTTGAATCTTTCAGGTAGCAAGAGGGTCGCTTTATAATCAATTTTATCGGTGACCATATTTAAGCTTCCGTTCAATTCAAGTCCAAGATTACCGCTGGTCAGATTAAAGTTTTGTAAGGTCATGATCTCATTATCCATCGTAAAGTCTGCATTCCAGCGGTCGAGTGTAAGTGATGTGAGTTCCGGTGTTTTGAGGAACTCGGCAATTTTAGCCTGGATTGGATGGCCGGCAAGCCTCACTTTGCTCATTCCAAAAGTTCCGCTGGCATCGGCGGTTGAAATATCGGGGGAAAGATTTGGTTGAAGCTGAGCTGCATAATCTACATCAGCACTAAATGTTCCGGTAATATATTGATGAATGGTACTTTTGGGGCCAAGAAATCCGGTATCTCTGAAAAATGATTTTGCTTGCAGGCTATCGAGGTTTCCCGAAAACGAAATGCTTGTGTTAAGGGGGCCTGTTACCGTCCACTCCATCTCTCCTGTGGCTTCTCCATCAAACATTTGTGCGGTAGCATTCGAAACGCCGATCTCGCCGGGAGTCATTCGCCCGTTACCGGTAAGATTAGTGATGGAAAGGCCAAAAATCTGAAGTTCGCCAATTTCAGACCGAACAGACGCTGTAAGTTCAGGAAGCTCGATGGGAATGGGTTCTTCATCAGTTTCCTCTTCCCAGTCTATCATCTCGTCTACATTTAATAAACTACTTGTGTACGTACCGTTTACGGATGGCATCGTGGATGATTCTTCAGCTAAAAAGCTCATGTAATTTTGAAGAGCACCCTCCAGTTGAATGTCTGATTCTCCCAAATTCATCGAGAATTGTTCAAGGTTCATTTGATTCGGTTTTGCACTCATCCGCCCGGAAAGTTGGGTGATGGGCAGCGGAAGCGAGTCGCCTCTTGCACTTACATTATCAACTTCAAGTGAGCCATCCAGAGCTATGTTCTGCATATTTCCAACCGGTCCGCGTACATTCAGGTTCAATACGGCGTTTCCGGTTAGTTCCTGGATCATCGGTTCAAACGAGTAGTAAGAGGTGATACTGCTGAATGCGGCATTTCCGTCAAATGTCAGGTTAATGTTTGGCTCGTCACTCAGGTAATCTGTAACTGATCCTGTCATTGCGAGAGCGTTTTCTCCACTGGTAAATCGAGCTTCAGAAATCGTTAATTGCCGTCCCTGAGCCTGGGCTCGAAACGTGAAGTCCTCTAAAGGATTCACAAGAGATTTATGCGAAATATACCCATTCGTCAGATCAATGGTTCCGCGCTGCAGCACTGTCTCAAGTTGATCGGGGTCGGGCTGACCTTTCAGTGCAACTTCTGCAATCAATTTTCCGCGCATTTGCAAGGTATCTTCATCAATTGGGTAGAAATTTTTGATGGTTGCAAGGTCAAAGTTAACGTTTGAAACCACATCCACTGTTCTCTGATTTTCATCCAGCGGATTCAGGATAGTCCCGGAAAGGTTGAACTGATTTGTTGCGGCCGTAAATCCCGATTCGGCAATATCGATTCGGTTTTGGTCGGCTTTGATTCTTGCATTAATCGCTTCAATAGCATTTGGTACATCTGCGTATTTGAGGTTTCCATCAGCCAAAATAAATTCGCCGGAGAATTGAGCATTTTCAAAATCATCCATACGTCCGTTTGCAGATGCGTCGAGGTTTAACTGACCGCTAAGACGTTCGAGCCCCAGATCCTGGATAGGGTAAAAACTGCTCACCGTCGCCAGGTTGATATCGCCGGTTACATCGAGCGTGAAAGATGCATTTTCCTCGAGAGGCTGTTTGATTTGTCCGGAACCGCGAAGATGATTCTCACCGGCTTCGGCGCTAAATTGGTCAATGGTTGCCAATTCATTATTCACGTTTGCAGAGATGTTGATATTCTGAATTGCTTCGGGAAGGTCGGGATTTTGGAGAAATCCATCATTCACACCAATGGTAACATTAAAGTTTGGCAAAGATTCTTCCGTAAATGCTCCGTCTATATTTCCTTCGAAAACAAGTGACCCACGGGTGTTTAATCCACTTAGCTGATCCTCATATTCAGGGGGAGCCAGTCTCAGAAGTTCACCAAAATTATCTGAATTTGAGTTAAAGTTGAGTGAGACTTCAGGTGCCTCACCACTCCAATTGGATACGGATCCTGTGAGATTTAACGCGAGCCCGCGGATTGAAAAAGTGCCTTCGGAAAATGTTAGAACCTCATTTTCCATGTCCAGGGTTGAGGTTTGCTCCATACTAAGGGCCAGATTTTCAACATAGTTGGTTTCACCGACAGAATAGGAGAGAGAGGCTAATTCTGCAGCAATTGTACTTTCGATGATATCTGAAAATGTGAGGGTGATATTTGCATCTAAATCTTCGAGATGAGCTTCTGAGTTTGAGGTTTGATCTGCATAATGGATGGATCCATTTGTCAGCTCAAAACCGGAAATTGAAATGCTGCCCGATTCCTGAGATGTTGTGGTGTCGCTTTCGAAGGATTCAAATAAAAAATCTATATTGGTTGTAGAATCGGCCCGAACTGTGTAATAAACAGTGGGTTGCCGAACGTTTAAATTTGAAATAGAGATTTGGTCACCAAACAGGCTGAAAAAATCAAGCGAGAGTAAAATTTCATCAACCGTGGCAATGGGGTCTCCTTCCGGATCCGGAACTTGGATACTTCCGAGCTCTACACCAAAGCTTGGAAATGTTCGGAAGAATGTGATAGACATATTCTCAACCTGAACATCACTTCCGGTGGCACTACGGACTTTGGGTAAAACGGTTTCTTTCAGTCTCTCGTCAGTGAAATATAGATTCAGGCCAACCAGTGCCAGAATCAGAAAGAGGAGAATACCTGCAATAATCTTTAAAAAAGTCTTCATAAATAGTGTTTTCGGGTTTATTAAAACAAACAATTAACAGGTACATTTGTTCCATAAACCAATGATATATTAACTGAATATACTCTTTTAATTGAATTCAAAAAGCAGCTTGTAAAACAACTTGAAAATTTCTTGGAGGTGCAAAAATAGCAGGCCTTTCTACGTAGTAATAATCGAACAGATTATTGATCAAAAGAGAGGCGTTTAGGTTAAGTCCGTCATTAATTTTCGGCAACTGGAATTTGAAACGAAGATCGGTGATATATTGAGCCGGGAACACTTCTGCATCCGGTACGAAAAGAGAGAAATCAGTATCCACCCGTTCGGGCGGACTTGCAGCCCGGAAATCTAAACCAACTTCCATCCAGTCTGTAATCATTGAGTTTGCGGATGCATGGAACAGATGTTTCGACCGATAGAGCAGGGGTTGATTCAATTCCCGGTCGGTCGTGTTCAAAAACGTATATCCCAATTTGACCTGCCGGTTTTGATCGAGAGTAGAAACAGAGATCGATGCTTCGGCTCCGCGAATTCGAGCTTTCGTAACATTTACAAATTGGAAAGCAGCGAGTTCCTCAACAAAGGTGGGCTCAACCAAACGGCGATACTCATTCCAAAAACCAGTCAACTCGGCTTTTAAACTGTATGAATTTAGAACAGGACTGATGTACGTCATTCCGGTTTCATAACCGGTGCTGGTTTCAGGTTTAAGAGTCAGGTTCGATTTAAGCGGGAAAAAATCGCTGTTGTTTACAAAGCGTTCCGCCACACTGGGTACACGAAATCCTCTTCCAAAAGAGGCTCGTGCGGTGAGGTTGTCAGAGACCGAATAAGAGGCACTGAATTTCGGGCTGAATTGTGTGGCTGTACTCCGTGTGTGAACCTGGTAAGCATCGTATCGAAGGCCGGCAGTGGTTGTCAGCCGATCATTCCAGGTGTATTCAGCCTGGAAAAAGAGTGCGCCTTCGGGTTGATTTCGAACCGTCAATGAATC from the Balneolaceae bacterium genome contains:
- a CDS encoding AsmA-like C-terminal region-containing protein, which translates into the protein MKTFLKIIAGILLFLILALVGLNLYFTDERLKETVLPKVRSATGSDVQVENMSITFFRTFPSFGVELGSIQVPDPEGDPIATVDEILLSLDFFSLFGDQISISNLNVRQPTVYYTVRADSTTNIDFLFESFESDTTTSQESGSISISGFELTNGSIHYADQTSNSEAHLEDLDANITLTFSDIIESTIAAELASLSYSVGETNYVENLALSMEQTSTLDMENEVLTFSEGTFSIRGLALNLTGSVSNWSGEAPEVSLNFNSNSDNFGELLRLAPPEYEDQLSGLNTRGSLVFEGNIDGAFTEESLPNFNVTIGVNDGFLQNPDLPEAIQNINISANVNNELATIDQFSAEAGENHLRGSGQIKQPLEENASFTLDVTGDINLATVSSFYPIQDLGLERLSGQLNLDASANGRMDDFENAQFSGEFILADGNLKYADVPNAIEAINARIKADQNRIDIAESGFTAATNQFNLSGTILNPLDENQRTVDVVSNVNFDLATIKNFYPIDEDTLQMRGKLIAEVALKGQPDPDQLETVLQRGTIDLTNGYISHKSLVNPLEDFTFRAQAQGRQLTISEARFTSGENALAMTGSVTDYLSDEPNINLTFDGNAAFSSITSYYSFEPMIQELTGNAVLNLNVRGPVGNMQNIALDGSLEVDNVSARGDSLPLPITQLSGRMSAKPNQMNLEQFSMNLGESDIQLEGALQNYMSFLAEESSTMPSVNGTYTSSLLNVDEMIDWEEETDEEPIPIELPELTASVRSEIGELQIFGLSITNLTGNGRMTPGEIGVSNATAQMFDGEATGEMEWTVTGPLNTSISFSGNLDSLQAKSFFRDTGFLGPKSTIHQYITGTFSADVDYAAQLQPNLSPDISTADASGTFGMSKVRLAGHPIQAKIAEFLKTPELTSLTLDRWNADFTMDNEIMTLQNFNLTSGNLGLELNGSLNMVTDKIDYKATLLLPERFKKGIATVISGRAADALQLEDGRMAVPIQITGTTASPKVGPDTSKVDQIVRDYIRDGASNVLRNLLDGS